The genomic DNA ACCAGCATCTGGTTCGCCCAGATTGTCGGCTTCGAGTTCCGGCTGATCGACTTCTACGAGAACCGCGGCCACGCGCTCGGCCACTACCTCGAGGTGCTGAAGGAGCGGGCGCTCCCGGTCGAGCAGGGCGGGAAGGGCTACGTCTACGGCGAGCACTGGCTTCCGCACGATGCCCGCAACGAGCTGCTCGCCTCCGAGCGCACGATCGAGCAGCAGATGTGGGCGGCCGGGCACCGTGTCCGGATCACGCCCCGCCTGACGGTCGCCGCCGGCATCGACGCGGCCCGCAAGATCTTCGCGCGGTGCTGGTTCGACGAGGAGGCCTGCGCCGACGGGCTCCAGGCGCTCCGAAACTACCGGTTCGACGTCGACCCGAACACGCAGGCCTTCTCCAAAGCGCCTTTGCACGACTGGGCGAGCCACGCAGCCGACGCCTTCCGGTACTTCGCCATCGGCATCGCCGAGCCCCGTGAGGACGATCCGCCCCCGGATGGTCCGAACGACGTCTCCGCGCGCCGGCGCCGCCGCGAGGCGGAGGAATCGACATCAGGATCAGGTTGGGCGGCATGACGGACACGGACGCGCCCGCCATCGACGGCGAGGCGGTGGATCAGGCTGGGCTCGACCGCGAGGCGCTCTTCCGCCGCCTGCGCGGCCAGTACCGCACCGATCGGGAGGCCTCCGCGAAGTGGCGCGAGGATGCGCGCGAGGACTTCGACTTCGTGGCCGGCCGCCAGTGGAGCACTGAGGATGAGGCCGTGCTGCGCCAGCAGGGCCGGCCGCCGGTGACGTTCAACCGGATCCTGCCCGTCATCAAGGCGGTGGCCGGCTCCGAGGTAAACAGCCGGCAGGACATCCAGTACCTGCCCCGCGAAATCGGCGACGCGGCCAAGAACGAGCTGCTCACCGAGGCCTCCCGCTACCTCGCGGACGAGGCCGAAGCGGAGGACGAGGAATCCGACGCGTTCGTCGACTGCGCGATCTGCGGCATGGGCTGGGTCGAGATGCGTCTCGACTATGAAACCAACCCGGACGGCGCCTATGTCGAGGACCGGATCAACGCGCTGGAGATGATCTGGGACGCGGCCGCGCGGAAGCGGAACCTCGCCGACGCCCGCCGCCTGTTCCGCGCGAAGACGATGGACCGAGCCGAGGCCGAGGCGCTCTTCCCCGAGGTCGACCCTGCGCTCCTCGACGCCGCCTGGGCCGAGGATCGTGACGGTGACGGCGAGCACCGCGAGATCCAGCCCGGCGAGCGCCGCATCGACCGCCCGGGCCAGGATGCCGACGCCTCGTCCTCGCGCGTGACGATCGTCGAGTGCCAGTGGTGGGAGCGCGCCCGCGTCGCGCTGGTGATCGACCCCGCGACCGGCGAGCCCCAGGAGATGGAGCCGAAGCAGGCCGCCATCCTCACCCGCCGCGCCGAGATGCTCGGCATGCCGGTGAAGGTGTTTCACCGGATGAAGCGGGTCTACCGCCGCGCCTTCCTCGGCGCCGTGGTGCTGGACGAGGGCCCTGCCCCGGCCGGCGACCAGTTCTCCTACGCCTGCCTGACCGGTGACCGCGACCACAACAAGGGCACGTGGTTCGGCATCGTGCGGCCGATGCGCGATCCGCAGCGCTTCGCCAACAAGTGGCTGTCCCAGACCCTCGACATGCTCAACCGCCAGTCCAAGGGCGGCTGGATCATGGAGAAGGGCGCCGTCCCCGACCAGCGCGCCTTCGAGGCCAGCATCGCCAAGCCCGGCGCGGTGTCGTGGGTCTCGGACGGCGCCCTGATGTCGGCGCGCATGAAGGAGAAGCCGCTGCCGGTCCTGCCGTCGGGCCACTGGCAGCTCATGGAGTTCGCGATCGGCTCCATCCGCGACACGTCGGGCGTGAACCTGGAGCTCCTCGGCCAGAAGCAGAACGACCAGGCCGGCGTGCTGGAGTACCAGCGCAAGCAAGCCGCCATGACGATCCTGGCGACGCTGTTCGACTCGCTGCGTCGGGCCCGGAAGCACATCGGCCGGGTGCGCCTGTTCTTCATCCAGAGCTACCTCTCGGACGGCCGCCTGATCCGGATCGTGGGCGACGAAGGCGCCAAGGTCGTGCCCCTCATCCGCGACCAGACGATGGGCGATTTCGACGTGGTGATCGACGATGCCCCGGCCTCGCCGAACCAGCAGCAGATCGTGTGGCAGACCTTCACCAGCGTCCTGCCGATCATCAAGGACATGATCACCCCGCAGGTCCTGCTCGAGATCCTGCCGTACTCGCCGTTCCCGGCCTCGTTCGTGGCCAAGATGCGCGACCTGCTCGCCCAGTCCGCCGACACACCGGAGCAGGAGCAGCAGAAGGCGCTCGCCGTGCAGTCGGCTGTCGCCAAGATCCAGGACATGACGGCCGGCGCGAACCTGAAGAACGCCAAGGCCGGGCGCGAGCAGGCGCTCACCCACCAGGATCACGCTTCGGCCGCGGTGCAGCTCGCCCAGCTCCTCACGGCGCCCGAGGCCGCAGCCCAGGCCGCGGAAGCCGCCGCCTGACCCCTTCGCCCGCCGGCGGCGCACGCCGGCTTTCGTCCCCTTCACGTCACGAGGACCACATGACCGATACCGACCTCGCCATCGGCGGCGGCGAAGACGCCTTCACGCCCGAGGAGCAGGCTGCCTTCGAGGCCTACGAGCGCGGCGACGAGACGCTCGCCTCCGATGGTCTGACCCCTCCGGCCGCCGAGCCCGCTCCGGCTGCTGCCGAGCCGCCCGCGGCCGATCCCGAGACCGCCGAGCCCGCGGCTGCCCCCGAGGCGCAGCCGCGCGACGAGAAGGGCAAGTTCGTCCCGCACGGCGCCTTGCACGAGGAGCGCGAGCGTCGGAAGGCGGTCGAAAAGGAGCGCGACGAGCTGCGCGAGCGCTTCGCCCGCGGCGACGAGCGCCTGCGCATCCTGTCCGAGGCGATGCAGCGTCCGGCGACGCCTGCCCAGCCCGCCCCGGAGCCGGTGAAGGTGCCGGACCCGGCCGAGGACATCTTCGGCTATGCGAAGCACCTGGAGCAGCAGATCGAGGCGCTGCGCACGGGGCAGACTCAACTCACCGAGAGCCAGAAGCAGGCCGAGGAGACCCGCCGCGCCAACGACGAGCGGAATGAGGTGATCGGGTTCTACCAGCAGGACCTCCGGACCGCGATCCAGGCCGATGCGTCGGTCGCGGACGCCTACGAGCACCTGTTCGCCGGCCGCGTGGCCGAGCTGACCCTGTTCGGCATGGACCGGAAGGACGCGATCGAGGCGGTGCGCGATGAGGAGTTCAACCTCGCCCAGACGGCCCGCCAGCGTGGCCAATCGCCGGCGGCCCTGATCGCCGCGCTCGCCAAGACGCGCGGGTTCGCCCCGAAGGCGCCGGAGCCCGCCCCGGCCCCCGCCCCGCAGGAGACCGCCGCCGAGAAGGCCGCGCGCGCCGCCGCCGGACAGGCCGGCCCGGGCCGCTCGCTCTCGGCCGCCGGTGGTCAGCCCGCCGGTGAGATCACGCTGGAGACGCTGTCCAGCATGTCCGAGGCCGACTTCGAGAAGCTGATGACCGCGAACCCGGCCCGCGTCCGCGCTCTCATGGGCGGCTGATCCAGTCGAGAGTATCGGTCCTTGTTGAGCAGGGCCGCCAACCATTCGGTGGTCAAATTGCCATAGCAGGCGGCTGCGAAGTTGTTAGACGTTCAGGGCGACCGATCAAGTAGCCCTGAACCGCATCGCAGCCGAAGCGCCTAAGAAATTTTAGTTGGTCCGCTTCTTCGACACCCTCAGCTATAGTTCGGATATTCATGTCGCGAGCCATTTGGGTGATCGCCTTGACCACCGCCATGCAGTGATTGTCACCAAGCGCTGCCGCGACGAAACTACGGTCAATTTTGATCCGGTCCAGCGGCAAATCGCGAAGATGAGCCAGTGAGGAATATCCTGTCCCGAAGTCGTCCATCGCGATCTTCAAACCGAGCCGGCGCAGGGCTGAGAGGGTGTGAACGATCTGGCGGCCATCCTCGACTAACGCTGTCTCCGTCAGTTCGATTTCCAATCGGTGTGGGGGCAAGCCGCTTTCTGCGAGCGCCGACGTGATGTGAGCCAGAAGCATCGGGGAACGGAACTGTATGGCCGATACGTTCACGGCGACATGCTGATGGGCGTGCCAAAGTGCTGCTTGGCGGCAGGCTTCAGTCAACACCCACGCCCCAATCGGCACGATGAGACCAGTCTCTTCCGCCAGTGGAATGAAGCTAGCCGGCGAGACGAAACCTCGCGTCGGGTGCTGCCACCGAATGAGTGCTTCATAGCCGACAATATTGTCATCAGCGAGCGACATGATGGGCTGATAGGCAAGATGAAATTGCTGCTCGGTCAAAGCAAGACGAAGGTCGTGCTCCAAGGCATGCCGCTCAGCAACGGCCTCCATCATGCCCGATGCATAGCGAGCCGCGCGACCGCGTCCGTGTCGCTTCGCTTCGTATAGAGCGATGTCGGCACGCTGCATCAGCTCTTCAGGGCTTGACTGATCTTCGTTTCCACTCAAGCCAATGCTGCAGCCTATGACAACAGTGATATCATTTAGATCGTATGGTTTTTCGACTTCGATAATAATATTTTCCGCTAAGCGGTTCACCGATTCGATGCCCAATTGGGTGATCACCGCCATTTCGTCGCCGCCAAGCCGTGCCACGAAGCCTGTCTCACCGATTTGTGAGCGCAGTCGTTCTGCGACTTCAACGAGCAGGCGATCGCCGATACCATGGCCGAAGGTGTCATTGACAGCTTTGAAGCGATCAAGATCGATCAGTAGCAGGTCAAACTGTTTCTCTTTGGAATACAGCAATTCCATATATTCGATGAGCGATCGGCGGTTGGCGAGCCCTGTAAGAGGGTCATGGTAAGCGAGATGAAGGATTTCCTGTTGGGCTCTTTTTTCTTGAGAGATATCATCGAAAGTCAATACCGCGCCGCCATCGATTGGCTGGCATACAATGGAAAGAATGCGTCCGTCTTCAAATATATGCTCCACCTGTGTTTCTGTACTTCGCGCCATCCAAGCTCGATGATTTGCAAGCACGCGCTCAGTTCGGTGCTGGTCCCAGCCATTGGCACGGCCAGTAAGCTCTAAAAACTGTGTCAAAGTCATGCCGCGGACAAGATTTCCAGGGGGTAGCATGAGCATGGAGCGCAATTTTTCATTGTATAGTTCGATTATCTCAGTCCCAGAAATCTTCAGAATGCCATTGGACATATTCTGAAGGGTGGTTGTGAGAATGCGGGCGTGCGCGGCCTCTTGTCCTTCAAAACGTCTCGCAACTACTAGGGCAAGAAGAGTGCCGAATAGCAGCGTAGCCGCTCCCGTCGCGGCAAGAATACCGAGTTGCAGCTGCATGATTGGGAGCAACTGGTCAGACGATGCGCCAACGAGCTTCGTGCCGGCAATGGAAACGAAGTGCGTCCCACAGACAGCCGCAACTATGAGGGAAACGGTGACCAGTGGCTTATAGGCGCGTCGCGCCATAATTTGAGCAGTCGCCATAAAAACTGCGCCAATCAGGCAAGCAATGACATTGAGACCGGCCGACTGCGTCTGAGCGCAATCCTTCAACGCAGCCATGCCAATGAGATGCATGGCTGCGATACCCAAGCCGGATATCGCTGCGGCTGCTGCACTCGTCCACGCTCGTGAACATTGCGTTGATAGAGCCAATGGGCCACCCACCGCGACGATCGCCACTAGTGCGGAGCAGAGGGTTCTAGTAGTATCGTAATTCAGGAGGAGATCAGTACGGTACCCGAGCATAGCGACGAAGTGGGTGGTCCACACCCCTGTCCCCGCGACTACAGCTGTCCCCACCATCCACCATTTTCTATCGACCTTCGTCGCGGTCTCAGCCTGATGGACGAAGTGTACGAGCAACCACGCGCTTAGATAGCATATGGCAATCGCCGCCAACACAAAGCCAGCGGCCTGATTGTCGAGTAGAAATGAGGACGGCAGGTGCATAATGAGATTGTGCACAACAAAGATTTTTTCCGTCTAAACTATCGTAGTGAACGACTTATCTCAGATGATAAACTCGGGGCGATCTTCGCAACTACTAATTGCAATATCATGATCGTAGCCATACGTCTGCGCTATCGAACAAGTTTAGGTGAGGCGGTTCAGGTGGTGGATGCAACGGCCCGCATTCATGGGTCGTTGGGGGGCCCCGTTTAAAGCGCAACGGCGTTTCCGGGTTGACCCGACGGGCGAACCCGCGCAAAGGACTATCCGTCGCGAGACGTGCGGGCCCTGCCCCGTCTCGGCGCCTTCCCGAGTTCCGTCCGGTCCCGTGCCGCACCCTGCTGCAAGGCGGGGCGCTCGCGCGTGTCCGGTCGTTCGTCTGATCCACGCCAGGATCCGCCCGGCCGCGTCAGTGCCTTCGTCCGCGCCACGCACGGCGCCCGTCCGACCCCGTCCCCAACGGTCACTCTGGGGCCCGGCTTCCGTCCGCGTGCCGACGCACGGCCCGCACGAACCCTCCCCCACGGAATCCAGCCTTCAGAGGCACCCCCATGTCCTACACCGCGTTCGGGCAGAACGACCCGATGGCCGTCAAGCTGTGGAGCAAGAAGCTCGCAGCCGAAGCCAACAAGTCCATCGACATCGATCCCCTGATCGGCACCGGCGACGACGCCGTGATCCAGGAGAAGACCGAGACCAAGAAGGGCAACGGCGACCAAGTCACCTTCGGCCTGCGCATGCAGCTCCGCGGTCCGGGCTTCTCCTCGTCCGACGTGGCCGAGGGCAACGGCGAGCAGATCGGCGTCAACTCCGACAAGGTCACCATCGACGAGCTCGGCGAGGTCGTCGGCGTGAAGTCGGAGAACACGATCGACCAGCAGCGCGTGCCGTTCAATCTGCGCGAGACCGCCCGCGCCGGCATCGCCGACTGGTTCCAGACCCGCCGCACGGTGTGCTTCTTCAACCACGTCTGCGGCTTCACCCCGGCCAACCAGCTCAACGGCGCCAAGAAGTTCACCGCCAACAACGTCGTCACCGCGGCGACGGCAGGCCGCATCTTCCGCCCGAATGGCCGGGCCGACGACGCCGCCCTGACCAACGCGGACGGCTTCACCCTCGACCTGATCGACAAGGCGGTCGAGCTCGCCAAGACCGGCGGCAAGAACCGCAAGGTCATGATCCGCCCGGTCGTGGTCGGCGGGCGCAAGCTCTACGTGCTGTACCTCGCCTCCGAGCAGGTCACGTCGCTGCGCACCAACACCGGCGCCGGCCAGTGGCTCGACATCCAGAAGGCCGCGATGGCCGGCATGCAGTCGAGCAAGAGCCCGATCTTCTCGGGCGCGCTCGGCGAGTACAACGGCGTCGTGCTCCGCGAGGCGCAGGACGTCACGGCGGGCGTCTCGCCCGACGGCATGTCCGCTGTGCCGCTGACCCGGCGCGCGGTGCTGCTCGGCGCCCAGGCGGCGACCATCGCCTACGGCAAGGCCGGCGGCGACACCCGGTACCGCTGGAACGAGGAGCTGCTCGACCACAAGCGCAATCTCGAGGTCTCGGCCTGGGCGATCTGGGGCCTGAAGAAGACGACCTTCAACGGCGACGACTTCGGCACGATCGTGATCCCGACCTACGCCAAGCCCGTCGACGCCTGATCGGCCGCCCATCCAGCCTGACGGCTGACCCGGGCCGGGGCCTCGCGCTCCGGCCCGCCGCTCCTCCCTGCCTGTCCCGAACCCGGAGGCCACCGTGCCCACCAACGTCACCCCGGTGCAGCCGCCCGCGCGCGAGCTGCGCGAGCAGGTCTCGCACACCATCCGCAAGACCGTGAACTTCGCCAACGGCGCTTTCGTCATGCCGGCCTCGCTGCCGGCCGGCGCGCTCATCACCTCGCTGCTCGTGCTGGTAGAGACCGCCTTCACGGCCGGCGCCTCCCTCACGCTCGGCACCTCCGCCGGCGGCAACGACCTCGCCGCCGCGGCCGACACCGCCGTCACCGCGGCCGGCGTGAAGCGCGTCGACACCGCGACCCTGAAGGGCCGCCTCGCCGCCGATACCCCCGTCTACGGCACCATCGCCGGTGGCCCGGCAGCGGGCGTGGCCACCCTCGTCCTGCACTACGCCCCGGACAACGACGCCTGATGTCGGCGTGGATGCTGCTGCACCTCGGCGCGGCAGTCCTGGCGGCGGAGCCCAGCGCCCCGCCGTCGCCCTCGAAGACGGAGACGGTGCCCGATGCCGACACAGGACGGGCGGCCGACGCTCGCCGATCTGTACGCGGAGATCGCGGACGACATCGAGCGCGCGGACCTTGGCCCGCAGATCGCGAC from Methylobacterium oryzae includes the following:
- a CDS encoding portal protein, whose translation is MTDTDAPAIDGEAVDQAGLDREALFRRLRGQYRTDREASAKWREDAREDFDFVAGRQWSTEDEAVLRQQGRPPVTFNRILPVIKAVAGSEVNSRQDIQYLPREIGDAAKNELLTEASRYLADEAEAEDEESDAFVDCAICGMGWVEMRLDYETNPDGAYVEDRINALEMIWDAAARKRNLADARRLFRAKTMDRAEAEALFPEVDPALLDAAWAEDRDGDGEHREIQPGERRIDRPGQDADASSSRVTIVECQWWERARVALVIDPATGEPQEMEPKQAAILTRRAEMLGMPVKVFHRMKRVYRRAFLGAVVLDEGPAPAGDQFSYACLTGDRDHNKGTWFGIVRPMRDPQRFANKWLSQTLDMLNRQSKGGWIMEKGAVPDQRAFEASIAKPGAVSWVSDGALMSARMKEKPLPVLPSGHWQLMEFAIGSIRDTSGVNLELLGQKQNDQAGVLEYQRKQAAMTILATLFDSLRRARKHIGRVRLFFIQSYLSDGRLIRIVGDEGAKVVPLIRDQTMGDFDVVIDDAPASPNQQQIVWQTFTSVLPIIKDMITPQVLLEILPYSPFPASFVAKMRDLLAQSADTPEQEQQKALAVQSAVAKIQDMTAGANLKNAKAGREQALTHQDHASAAVQLAQLLTAPEAAAQAAEAAA
- a CDS encoding N4-gp56 family major capsid protein, translated to MSYTAFGQNDPMAVKLWSKKLAAEANKSIDIDPLIGTGDDAVIQEKTETKKGNGDQVTFGLRMQLRGPGFSSSDVAEGNGEQIGVNSDKVTIDELGEVVGVKSENTIDQQRVPFNLRETARAGIADWFQTRRTVCFFNHVCGFTPANQLNGAKKFTANNVVTAATAGRIFRPNGRADDAALTNADGFTLDLIDKAVELAKTGGKNRKVMIRPVVVGGRKLYVLYLASEQVTSLRTNTGAGQWLDIQKAAMAGMQSSKSPIFSGALGEYNGVVLREAQDVTAGVSPDGMSAVPLTRRAVLLGAQAATIAYGKAGGDTRYRWNEELLDHKRNLEVSAWAIWGLKKTTFNGDDFGTIVIPTYAKPVDA
- a CDS encoding EAL domain-containing protein; its protein translation is MHLPSSFLLDNQAAGFVLAAIAICYLSAWLLVHFVHQAETATKVDRKWWMVGTAVVAGTGVWTTHFVAMLGYRTDLLLNYDTTRTLCSALVAIVAVGGPLALSTQCSRAWTSAAAAAISGLGIAAMHLIGMAALKDCAQTQSAGLNVIACLIGAVFMATAQIMARRAYKPLVTVSLIVAAVCGTHFVSIAGTKLVGASSDQLLPIMQLQLGILAATGAATLLFGTLLALVVARRFEGQEAAHARILTTTLQNMSNGILKISGTEIIELYNEKLRSMLMLPPGNLVRGMTLTQFLELTGRANGWDQHRTERVLANHRAWMARSTETQVEHIFEDGRILSIVCQPIDGGAVLTFDDISQEKRAQQEILHLAYHDPLTGLANRRSLIEYMELLYSKEKQFDLLLIDLDRFKAVNDTFGHGIGDRLLVEVAERLRSQIGETGFVARLGGDEMAVITQLGIESVNRLAENIIIEVEKPYDLNDITVVIGCSIGLSGNEDQSSPEELMQRADIALYEAKRHGRGRAARYASGMMEAVAERHALEHDLRLALTEQQFHLAYQPIMSLADDNIVGYEALIRWQHPTRGFVSPASFIPLAEETGLIVPIGAWVLTEACRQAALWHAHQHVAVNVSAIQFRSPMLLAHITSALAESGLPPHRLEIELTETALVEDGRQIVHTLSALRRLGLKIAMDDFGTGYSSLAHLRDLPLDRIKIDRSFVAAALGDNHCMAVVKAITQMARDMNIRTIAEGVEEADQLKFLRRFGCDAVQGYLIGRPERLTTSQPPAMAI